In Anthonomus grandis grandis chromosome 6, icAntGran1.3, whole genome shotgun sequence, one DNA window encodes the following:
- the LOC126737735 gene encoding uncharacterized protein LOC126737735: MMDEETFSNFVGADLITKFESYDAILIKEGFTPEFLALHRMWSFFRKPNARELEESSNQHNPTNEPNSFKNDTEKNDESRQENQTFNGEIDSISSQASNTKKVHVIANVLITKDNDSTQTISPDIAIIAPSNEQIGTDSKNKTPSFSPIGKCISDFLKIPEKPERKN; encoded by the coding sequence ATGATGGATGAAGAGacttttagtaattttgttGGGGCTGACCTTATTACTAAATTCGAATCATATGACGCCATTCTCATCAAAGAAGGATTTACTCCTGAGTTTTTAGCCCTCCATAGGATGTGGAGTTTCTTCAGGAAACCCAATGCCAGAGAATTGGAGGAATCTTCTAATCAACACAATCCAACGAATGAACcaaatagctttaaaaatgACACTGAAAAAAATGATGAATCTAGGCAGGAAAATCAAACTTTCAATGGAGAAATTGATTCGATTTCAAGTCAAGCTTCAAACACTAAGAAAGTTCATGTAATTGCTAATGTACTTATTACGAAAGATAATGATTCAACACAAACCATTTCTCCTGACATTGCGATAATTGCGCCTTCAAACGAACAAATAGGTACCGATTCAAAGAACAAGACACCTAGCTTTTCACCAATAGGTAAATGTATTAGTGACTTCCTTAAAATTCCTGAAAAGCCTGAGCGCAAAAATTAG
- the LOC126737734 gene encoding uncharacterized protein LOC126737734, with translation MVGEILGILIWCTALYQAIFKRDVWSSLFSQILDLEDIKNLNSIETKERNFLKNVNFQLACTISMIVGMFVYELVTFSGAEKKVFLFSSSYVYFFLHFLLSTIIGNMAIILKNKFQEINNLLSSYEADQSITVIKGSKKVKDLYAAMIQIVERFNELFGPQLFLMGMHCSSQILQWSVALVYSMFASNDEADDFVTIRMVVGVIYIVLMLIWLGVTMFCCDIAVEESEEIITISYRLQLKYPVFSEPYQNIRNLLYLINNSKVKFTAMDYYDINRSTMFDLIGTTATYFVVLIQFYDGNKKTVTEKPEEKIL, from the exons ATGGTGGGTGAAATCCTGGGAATTCTTATATGGTGCACCGCCTTATATCAAGCGATttttaaaagggatgtatggaGCAGCTTGTTTTCCCAAATTCTTGACTTGGaggacataaaaaatttaaatagcatCGAGACAAAGGAACGcaactttttaaagaatgttaATTTTCAACTCGCTTGCACCATTTCAATGATCGTGGGAATGTTTGTGTACGAGCTGGTAACATTTAGTGGGGCagagaaaaaagtatttttgtttag CTCGAGCTACGTCtacttttttcttcattttctgcTATCGACCATCATCGGGAATATGGCCattatattaaagaataaatttcaagaaattaataatCTGCTTTCCAGTTACGAAGCTGATCAGTCAATCACCGTTATTAAAG gcTCGAAAAAAGTAAAAGACCTTTACGCAGCAATGATTCAAATAGTTGAGCGTTTTAACGAACTGTTTGGTCCGCAGTTATTTCTTATGGGAATGCACTGTTCTTCTCAAATCTTACAATGGAGTGTAGCTTTGGTCTATAGCATGTTTGCGTCTAACGATGAGGCTGATGATTTCGTTACTATCCGTATGGTGGTAGGGGTTATTTACATTGTTCTTATGCTG atttggcTAGGAGTTACGATGTTTTGTTGTGACATTGCAGTAGAAGAATCAGAAGAAATAATCACTATTAGTTACAGGCTACAACTAAAATACCCGGTATTTTCAGAACCTTATCAAAATATCAGAAATCTTTTATATCTTATAAACAACTCAAAGGTAAAGTTTACGGCGATGGACTACTACGATATTAATAGATCGACAATGTTTGATTTAATTGGTACCACGGCAACATATTTTGTTGTACTTATACAGTTCTATGATGgcaataaaaaaacagttaCAGAAAAACCAGAAGAAAAGATTCTCTAA